The following nucleotide sequence is from Zea mays cultivar B73 chromosome 1, Zm-B73-REFERENCE-NAM-5.0, whole genome shotgun sequence.
aaagggaggaccagggtccTCTTACAGGGGGTTAGTTGGCCCGcgtggagaaggacgggacggcgctcacgcaaggccgctcgctcccactcccgcgtggacgcttgtatccccctactgcaagcgcacccgactcaggcgcggggctaacacgaaggccgcgggatccactctctcacgcctgcctccctccggctgcttcctttccccccttcgcgttccgcctcgcgtcgacccatctgagctggggcacgcggcgatgattcactcgtcggtccagggaccccccgggtttcgaaacaccgacaattatACATAGATTCAGCATTCCCTAGACCTTGACTACATATCAaggaacttcttttatgtcaaaggaggtacgtgaatttgctgaattatatagaattaagttgcttaattcatcttcatattatgctcaggccaatgggcaggccgagtctagtaataggacattgattaacttgataaagaagaagatatccgataatcctaagcattggcataagattttgtccgaagctttatgggctcacagaatatctaaacatagtgctactaaagtatctccttttaagcttgtctatgggcaggaagtagtgttgcctgtggaaataagtttgaatgctgtcaggttcgccagacaaaatgatataaccgtcattgattattataattcaatgatggataatattgatgaggtgaccgacaagagggtgatagctttgggagcaatagaaaaggacaagattatggtagccagggcctacaacaagaaggtcaaagcgaagtcatttcaagtaggggacctagtgtggaagaccatcctgcctctaaggaataaagaccggaagtttgggaaatggtTGCCAAGCTGGGagagtccttataaagtaaaacaggtaatgtctggtaacgcctatttactacaaacattacaaggcaaggatttacccaaggctttgaatgggcgtttcctcaaacagtaccatcctagtatgtggcaagatgtctaagagaaccgatgtaatcacatcgagttagttgcttttggtttactCAGCtctaccaaaaggcagggggcatatgttgagcacttaattaagctggcggacggtccggccctgaggccggacggtccgcggttcgGACAGTCTGTGcctatgggccggacggtccgcgcatgcgcagagcagtttagggtttcgagttttatgctacggttgttagctagattcacgaaattagctcggaaattagtttgtaaagggtccagcccccctcctctataaatagagaggtatacagcCGATTTGTAattatcaatcgaatcaataacacttctatttcgcatttatttcctgtacaattaggagtagttctagtctagttctagtttagcctctcaatcctcaaattctccgcttctcttcgactctacgtcgattagaggagtctaggtcggcctgcccgagcctagacaactcctagaatctctcctccccgatgggtccctcccgggagcaagATCCAGGCGCCACCGGCGATCTTtcaccgcccctgcgcacgcgcggaccatccggccttagggcgcggaccgttcggccgtcaggcagagaaccctagcctcgcgctagatcgtggaccgtccgacccctggcCACGGATCGTCCGCGCCTgatcagagagcaccgccgctggttcgtgttgagtgtttggcgccaaAAAATACGTCAACAACAATAAAAACGGTTTGTAAAATTTGGTGTTTCCTAGTAGAAAGAGATGTATGCATCGAAACAGTTGTTTGGTTTCTCAAATTTTCCAGCTCGAGATAGGTCGGGAGGACCAGAAATTCAGGGGTAAAACTGTCATACTACCCGCCAGATTCCAAACTCCAGTTCCTTCTCATCATCTCTTGCTTTGTTTTGTTCTTCCGACCTTGCCTCGCCGCATCTGCTCCTCCAGACACAGCGCACCCGCCTTCCTCATCCTGATTCCGTGGCCGGCGGCCGCCTAACCTCAGCCCCCTCACCCCCACCGACGCCGCCGGAGCCCTTGAAGTAGCGGACCCGGGCTCTCGCGCCCATCCGCGTCAGGAGTTCGATGTCCGTTTGCGCCTGATGGATCCGCACCGGCTGACCGGCCCCGCCGCGTCCGACGCCGACGATGCCGATGACTGGGGTACCACTAATATACCCATCCCCATCCCTCGCAACATATTGTGCCGAAGTTTTTCTTACTGCACCATGGTCTCGTTTCCTTGTTTTTTCGGAACTGAATTAGGGTTTGCAGAGCGCAGGCGTTGAACGAACGTTTCACGTGTGGCGAACAGACTTAGTGAGCGCGATGTAATTTTATCTGCGTTTGTGACCTGTGGGTTTAAGGGGAAATCACGGGACCATCCGTAGCACTATATGTAGCAAGAGATATTGGGATTTTTTTTAACGTAACGCAGGAACAGGAGCTAGTTTTAAGGATAACCGGACCCGAAACCTATACAAAATGCACAAACAGGCCAGACAATGAAAGCCTAACCCACACAACTCATCTAGAGGCATCGTTGCCGAGCTCGACCCAAGGGACAAGCAGCTCCTACTCCGTAAGACGGGCCACACATGGCCAAAGAAAACGACTACACCTACATTCAAACACCGGCACAGAAGGGGGAAGATCGCGGTGCGCCGTCGTTGCCAAGCCTCAACATACCCCACACGAGGCAGCTCCGATTCTTCACCAACAAGCTTGAACCTCTGTCCTGCCCTCGGCAAATGCCAAAATCTCCGAAACAATCTAGTCGAAGAAGGGGGTCTCGACATCTGTCATTATTCCCGAGCCACATCCCCTGATGTAATAGCTTCGACTTCACGTTGCAAAGTCCCACCTTCACCCGCATACCAGACCCCGATAAGCGAAAGCAACCaccgaaggcgaagccgtggccaAGACAAACTTTAATGCGACACCTTCAGGAAGGGAGCGATGTCGGGGACGACACCGTCACATGTCCGCGATGGACCTGGCTTTCGCCCAAGGAAGACATGATTACATGAATGCGACACCCCCAacagggaagcgacacccgtgaaGGCTTTCGCCAAAAAGCCCACCCAGCACCAACGTCAGGCCAAGAACCACCGTCACCACCGTCCTGACATCCCGCACGAACCCCTCTAGAGGGGCATCAACGCGCCGGCTGCCGCAGCAGCCACAAAGCTGCGTCGGCCGCCACCCCCTCCGGCTGGGCACATAGAACCGGACAACTCTTTGCCACGTGCGTCACACTGGTGCGTGCCAGAGCCGAAGCCAACAGGCATCGATGGCACTAACACACACGACCACTGAAGCCAGCTATCGCCGAGCAccctaccaccaccaccaccacgccATCCTGCCCCCTGGCCGGCGTCACCGCGGAACTGGCCTGCATCGTCCGCACGAGCAGGCCACAACTCGCTGCACCTTCCTCCGCTCCTCACCGCCACACCACCATGGGGAGCTCGCCCGCCGGCTCTCCACAAATCGACTCCGACCTTAGGGACGGCAAATCCGGCCACCAGACTGCCGGATCTGACTGTGCGTCCCAAGGCAAGCCTGCTGCAGCCACCAACCGCCCCGATCTGGGTCACCGGCCGTGGCCTTTCACACTGCACCACGCCCTCCGAACAGAGGCAGCTCCACCACGCGGTAGAGCTCCCACGCTGGTGTGGCCGGCAATAGAACCACGGAGCCCGCGCCACCACCGGAGCGCCCAACTCCGTGACCATGAACTGAGGGATGGCCAGGTCTGGCCCCTAGCCCACCGGATCCACACATCCCCGCGTGCGGATCTGGCTCCAAGCGCGACGCTGCCTCCATGGACGCCGACGGCGGTCAAGCCAAGCAGTGGATGCAGGAGGGGTTTCGTGGCCATGGCCCTGTCGCCGTCATCCTTGCATCCGCGCGGTCTTCCGGCAGACTGCTCTGGCGGCGGCGAGGCGTGAGGAAGGAGGAAGTGGCGGCtgtggtggcggtggcggtggcggggTCGCCGCTCGTGTCGCCCGTGGAGTGAGCGACGCGTGGGCCTTTGGTTTCGTTCTGCCTCGCAAGAAATATTGGGATTTAGTTTGTCATGTTAGACTCTAGGCTGAGCAGTGACATACacataggtttgtgttggcttgcTGCTAGAAGGAAACAATTGTATGCAAATGCAGGGGTTAATGGCTCCATTGTTGGACTCTGCAGAGAGTTACATGATCAGAACCCCCCTCGATCTGAGCTAGATTATCACATCACACATTTTCCTCACAGTAGGGGATATTAATTTTTCTGGAGACAATTGGTTTGAGAGCTCGTTATTCTTAGCAAAGAATAGTTAATGGGAGCTTGCCATGACCATAGGTAGCTCGGATCTTTGCCATTACTGTATTTCCGAAGGATCAATATGTATTATGAACCAACTGCGTTCTTCTAGGTTCCATATGATCCAAACTTTGTTCTCTGTGATTTTGTAAAATATCTTAGTTGCCTTTGGAAACTTAGGAACGCCAATCTCTCACAGACTAATCAACAACTTTGATGTCCATGTTTTTTATGCATGTGGCATGAGTAATGACTGAAATATGTAAAAATGAAGAGCTATGGAATGGCATGATGTGAATGTGGCATTACTACATATCTATTAAACTACTCAACCCAAGTTAGTAACTATCTTCGAATCACCTTTGGAGGTGTATCTTACAAAAATATCGTTGTGTCGAACAGAAAGCAATCGAATGGTATTCCTGTAACACTAGTCATGTGTTTTGTTTGTAGCCTATTTATTCAAGCAAGTTGGTAATTGTCACAGAAAACCATAGTTTGTATTAAATCAAGTAACATCTAACGGTGTCACATTCTTATGGTAATGTGTCAAACATTGAAATTTTGAGGTGCCTCAGATATAACAGTGCCACAGTTTTGAGGCACGGGGATGGGGGAGACAGAGACGGAGATCGGAATGAAGGCGGCAGAGAGAGGCGATGTTGTGGGGACGGGCGCCGACGCTGGAGAGAAGGACACGGGAATGGAGGGCCGTGTCATAGACGGTGGCTGCGTGGGGAATACAGTGGCTGGGGATGGCACTACGTGTATGAGGCTCGCTAGTAACCAGGTTCCCAAATTGATGGAATCGAGGAATAGGAACGTGGTACACGGTACGCTACTAAAACTAGGTTTTAACACTACGGGAACGAGATTGTTCCCACGTTCCCGGAACGAGGAACGTGGCCAAGTTCCACGTTCCCGGTTTTAAGCTCACGATCTTGTCGGGGCAGGTCCTGGGTGTAGGCCCGAGCAGGGGCGCGAACGGGGATGATGAGGAGTTGCTGCCGCTGTCGATCCAGGGGTGGGGGGCGGCGCCGCGCCCGGCTGGGGATGAGTCGCCGACGGGTGAGGAAGCTCCATGTGAAGgtgaggggggggggggagggctccggcgggcagggaggctacCAAGGGAGTAAGTCTCAAGCGGCAAGGAGTGTGGCGCGTGTGGCCGCTCGGGCgccaacaatggaggtggcggggaGAGGGAGCCAGAGGGCCACCGGGAGGGTTGCAGGCAGGAGGGGATGCCGGCCGGTGGGCAGTGGCGGCTAGGGGAagggaggaggagggagaagAGAAGGTGGCTTGATACCATGTTAGATAGAATagaaaaccctaacccttaatTAGGGAAGGCATGTGTATACATATTCATAGAGTATGGGCTGGGCATAGTGTTTTGATTCATGACCTGAGTGTCACCTAGACATTGAGCCAACCCACTACGACAGGTTTTGGCCGCCATAGCCCATAGCTGTTCTACACCTTACTTTTATCATTGCAGCATGTAAATTAGCTAGGTGGGTAATATTTGGGGAGTTCCATGCAGAATGGGTATAGGGGAGGGGAAGACTTGGCTAATGATTTTTGTGTATCATGCCTGTCCTGTGCCCTGTAGGAAGAGTTTGGCTAAAGAATTAATGATATTGCGAAAAACAGAGCTGTGGATTGATGCATGATAAGAGTGCTTTTGGTACCTGTCTTCGATGTTGCCATCCCATGTGACCCAGTTGTAGAAACTATCTACCATAGTGACAGATTCTCGTGTGTAGTTGGCATCTCTAATGTAGTTGGCATGAAATCCTGGAAGGCAGGAAACACTTTACCTTTTTCTGTAACATTGTGATTATTTCCTTGCTCGCTGTCTTGGCCCACAAtaatcatttggttcatcaagtgTGTCAGGTGACCCAAATTAGCCTGAGACTTTTGATGATGGGTCATTGAAATGATATGTTACTTGATTGAATATTAATTCATACACACCAATATGCTGGTCCAGTAAATGATAACCGGAGAAGTCCCACTTAAAGATTCCTTCGTTTGCTACTGCAACAAGGTTGTGCCCTCCTAAGGCCTATGTAGGGATGATAACAAGAAATTTAAAAGCTTACTTCAGATGACACTGAATGCTCTAAAAATATGTAACAATATGAGTATAGGATGGAAGCTACCAATCTGATCTGCTTGCTAGATCTGTTTTAAGTTTTATATGGTGCATACTTCTGCTGTTTTGGTCATGTTAGTTCCTTATTTTCTGCGCATTCTTTGAGTAGGATTTATTGTTTGGTTTCATCACTCCTTAGGCCAATCCCAACAAGAGGGGGGGAGTGTTTTGCGTTCATGGATGAAACAACTTCTATGAATGCTTAGTTTCAATTTTGTTGTTTCCATAGTTGTCAAGGTGAGCGTCGCCTAGGCGGTAAGGCGCCCTGGCGACGTAAGGCGTCCTGTTCGCCTTACTCCGCACCTAAGGCGAGTGCCAGCTGTGCGACAGCTCCTGTGCGTCTGCTCCAGGGGCGagacggcgcggcggcgcgaTGGCTCCGGTGTGACTGCTCtagcggcgcggcggcgccggcaCAGGAGGGAGAAGTGGAGAAGCAAGCAGAGGGAGAGAGCGGAGAGAGAGACACTGGTGACTGGGAGAGGGAGTTGGCTGGGAGATGGAGAGGGGGACAAAGGAAGTGAGCTTAACCTAATCTTCATGGGCTAGTTGGGCTGAATTGTAGGCTGGTTGGGCTAGTTTTTTCTTTCCTTTATCCTTTTCTCTTCTTTATCATTATTTTTGTCCTATACTTTCTCAAATATCAATATTTTCCTATTTTTAAGTATATTTAAGGCGTCGCCTCGCCTCACGCTTTACCGCTTAAAAGTTTTAAAAAGGGTATGTCGCCTTACCTCCCCTTACATCTTTAACAACTATTGTTGTTTCATAGGTTGGTCATAGCATTTCATGTGATTGGAGGATTGTCCATTGTTGGATGAAACGAAAGCCTCATAATGCTAGTGTGGAATAGTTTAAAAAAATTTGAAACAGTGTACACCCAGTTTCATAACTCCTCCCCTCTCTCTTCATAACTCCCGTGTCATGTCATAATACTTGCTTATGTGGCACCCCATCTATTTTTTTAAATGTATGTTCGTGCTGACCACATTTCAGACAATAATAGGAAACTTTTAATTGATTTGTTTTTAAGGCTGAATGTCTGTTTGTTTACTGAGGGAATGTAATCTGACATCTGTGTGTTTCATGTCACAGATAATGATGACTTTGTGATCCCAAGTTTTAGTGTTGAAGAATCTGATATCGGTGACtgggaagcttcacgggctaccgaTCCTCAACCACCTCCAAAGgtcttctttctaattatcatgcCATTGTTCTAGTTCCTTTTTTGAACGCAAAACAGCAGCATATCTTCATTTATTTGTGACATGCATGAGGACCCAGATAACTGCGAAAATTCTGTCACACTCGAGTGTTTTGAAGAAAACATGCTTGTCCAGAAAAAAACGAGAGGAGCTTTGCATTTCACAGGATAGGCTTACTTGCACTGGTAGTTTCATATATATGGTTCATAATCATTGTGCTGACGCCTTGTTGCTACAGCCCAGCAAAGATACAGAGAACATATATCTTGGACCACACGGAGCACCGCCATCTCGAGCGAAGAAGGCAGAGGATACTTGGGCTACGGCTGGGTACCGTGAGAAGAACAACAAAGCGAGGGAAGCTGAGCAGAAGGCCTTTGGAACTGGGCGGAACAGCAAAGGGGGCAACACAGGAGAATTCCATCGCCACAATGGTGGCAGCCATGGCAAGGACCCCTACAAGAGATCTGCTTAACCTTGTGTCGGTCGAGGCTCGTCCACATTGATACACCTATATCGTGCCTACACCTCAACTAAAGGAGAGTGTGGTGATCTATCCGTGTACTGGAAATTACTTCACTTGTGGCCAGCGCTATACATTCATTATCTTGAGCTGCAGGTGTTCCTGGTCAGCTGGTATGTACACACACTATCATTATACTGCTGCAGAACTTCATTGTATTTGCTTGGGATGGAAAAACCTGCCGattcagggcttgttcggttattcttatcacatgtggattggatgggattggaaaaaattgtgaaagattttgacttgtttgggattgaaacccatccaatcccacccaatccacatggattgagagcaaaacgaacaagccctcatTGTTTTTGTTGTGTATGGTTGATTGAGGTTATAGCTAAGGTGAACACTGGTAACCCTCGATGAGACAGGTGGTTGAGGCGTTGCTTTGCACTGCAGATTTGTGTGGGGGTTGTCGATGCAATGATTTGCTGGTCCAAGCAGGGACAGCTGAGCTGCGTCATCATTGTGCAGCCGTCCCCGTTGGTTGATGATGATAAAGTTGCGCGGGATATATTTTGTTATTTTTGCATCCGCCGCGGCGCGTCTGGACAGTGGAATCTGGATCTGCAGGGGTTATCAGGTAAAAGCTGGTGTTGGTTCCAGATGCAACAGCCCACAGGCCTTTTGGTAGGCGTAAGGATGTGTTGCGAAAGGCAGCCTGGTCGAAAACGATGCAAGTAGTCTACCATGGCAGAAAGGAAGATACCGTGCGTGTGCGTGTGGGAACTCAGGGAAGGGGAGTGTTGCTTGTTGAGAGCGTTTTCTGGGACTGGGGTATGGAAGGCGTCGGTGACGTAGGCCCAGCATTTCCTTTTCCGAGTGCAGTTGAGTTGAGAGCGAAGGCACACCAGCACATTAAACCCAAGGACGTATCACGTCGGCACCTGTTTCATGCACGAacggcaaaaaaaaaaaaaaacttaaACGGAGTAGTGGCAACCCCAATGCTGCGATCCACTAGCATGAGTGTGCAGCAACAACCCCACCACGCACTGATCCGCTCTCTTGTCCCATGGAAACTACGTGACTCGTTTCTCGCCTACTCACTCGACAGAATCCCAGCACCTTTACTACTAGTACTACTAATGATCTTTGCTCTGGAATGTTTTTCTTTTGTTATAACATAGACACCTTTGCTAGCTAGATAAAGCCATAAATAAGCTAGTGGCAGACGTCGTCAGTagagcaggcaggcaggcaggagcCCGCGGCGGGACCAGGGAGAATGGATTAGTTTACCAGCCAAAGCTAGCTCCACTGCACCGCATTTTGCTTAGTTCCCGGGTAAGGGTGCTAGCACTATCAACAGCAGCAGATGCACTGAACAGCTTGTGCATGCATGGTAGATGATGGAGGGCGATATGCATGAGGGAGGGAGACCAGGCGGAGCGGGTGTCCGCCAAATAAAGCGTGGTGCTTACATACAGAGGCTTAGTCGCTAAGAGCAATCGAGAGCGTCACGGCGCCAGCCTGCCTGTGCCAATCATCatctgctgctgctggtggtggtgtGGTGGCGTCGTCTCAACAAAAGCGAGCCGAGCAGAGTGCTGAGGCACAAACAAGTACAACACCATCCCCTCTCTACCTTCTTATCTCTTCTCCTCGTGCACCAGCAACAAAGGTGGCAGGCACAGAGAGAGCTAGCTTTGGCCAGGCGTCCACAGCAGCCAGCACAAGGTAAGCAACCTccatctctctccctccctccctcctcctctctctctctctcatgcaGTCATGGCCTCATGGCAACTCATCTCCTGCCATGCATATCTGCACGTATAGCTTTGCCCGGGATCTTTTGAGCAAGCGACTCAGCTAGACGGCCACCTTTGCTTTGTTTTTTTGCTTTTTTTTCGCATTTCTCCATAACCCGTGTTGCATAAATTGAACAGAGGGGAGAATTTTGTGACACCTCCGTTCTCACCATCTCTTCAGCTTGTTATTAGTTCTGCTTCAAACCTCTGCCGCCTAAGCTACGAATTTGTTCCCAAGATACTAGTAAAGTAACTTGATGCTGCCTCCCCCGCTACTCGATTACCACGCGTGAAGTAGACAACAAGCAACGCGGTTGATTCCTTCTCCTTTTTTCTTTCTGCGAAACGGACCAACCGGCGCACCACTGTACAATACACCATTCCATTCAGGTTCAGGGATATCTAGTTAGCTTGCGAAGCACTCTGCCTACCTCGACCAGTTAGCTAGCATGTTACCACTATAATCTCTAGCTACTGCTCTCCTCTGCTTCCCATTGGGGGGGAGAACATTCTTCAATCTCGAGCTTCTTTTTTATGTACATCTGACTGTGTGTATGGAACTGAAGAACCAGAGTAGTTTGCGTTCTTCAGATGTCGACGGTGGTCATGGGGGTGGATCTTGAGTGCCACAAGTGCTACAAGAAGATCAGGAAGGTCCTCTGCAAGGTCCAAGGTTCGTTCGTTCGTTTGTTTGTTCCTGTCACGGATCCTCGGTCACAAGCCACTGTTCTGAGTTCTGACCCTCGTTCTCCAACGGAATCATGAGCCTGAGCTGATCTTATCATCTGTGCCCACCATTCGTCCACAGACAAGGTGAGCATCAGGACCATCTCCTACGACGAGAAGAACAACACGGTGACGGTGTCCGGGCCCTTCGACGCCGAGGAGGTCGCCGACAGGCTCACCGCCGACGCCGGCAAGGTCATCACCGACATACACGTCGTCGGgggcttcggcttcggcttgggcgggggcggaggcggaggcggagggaaACAACAGAAGCACGGCGCCGTCGCTCCCGGCAAGGCGCCCAAGCCAGGGAAGGCCAGCGGCAACGGGCACGGCCAGGGCGGGCACGGAGGCGGaggccatggcggcggcggcggaggcaacGGGCACGGCCATGGCCAGGCCGGCGGGCACGGAGGCGGAGGCCATGGCGGGCAcggcggcggaggcaagccgggtAAGAATAAGCACGTCAAGTTCGACGACATGGACATGGACGACGACTTCGACGACCTGGACATGGACGAGCCGGCCGGCCGC
It contains:
- the LOC103636270 gene encoding uncharacterized protein, giving the protein MDPHRLTGPAASDADDADDWDNDDFVIPSFSVEESDIGDWEASRATDPQPPPKPSKDTENIYLGPHGAPPSRAKKAEDTWATAGYREKNNKAREAEQKAFGTGRNSKGGNTGEFHRHNGGSHGKDPYKRSA
- the LOC100279592 gene encoding uncharacterized protein isoform X1, which translates into the protein MSTVVMGVDLECHKCYKKIRKVLCKVQDKVSIRTISYDEKNNTVTVSGPFDAEEVADRLTADAGKVITDIHVVGGFGFGLGGGGGGGGGKQQKHGAVAPGKAPKPGKASGNGHGQGGHGGGGHGGGGGGNGHGHGQAGGHGGGGHGGHGGGGKPGKNKHVKFDDMDMDDDFDDLDMDEPAGRHAHAHAHGHGHGDGKPKIVRTTNTPIAARLEAPRTGPAMSMAAAAPVRMPMPAMAPMPQQQGMGGAPSIWPPAPEWGYSAQPYGSYSGPPTGGYYGGGGGPAGHWPYGGGYGRNPYGQQYYEDEEPSAACSVM